The Tardibacter chloracetimidivorans region GCCGTCCGTCGTCTCCCACACGCCGCCGCAGGAAATGGCAATTGCGATCCGCCTGCCGTCGCGCGGGTCCAGCGATATGGAATGGATGCCCGGCTTGTCATAGCCGCCGCCGAACCATTGCGGACGGCTCGGCTGGTCCCACAATGCGCGGTTCAGCGTCCAGCTCTCGCCGCGGTCCTCGCTGCGGAACAGCCCGCCGGGGATGGTGCCTGCCCACAGCACTCCCGGCTCGCCGGGTCCGCCGGTCTCCAGCGACCAGAGCAGGTTCAGGCTTGGCGCATCCTCCTTGTCCGCATCCACCCCGGCATAGGATGGCGCGGCAATCTCGGTCCAGCTATCGCCGCCGTCATCGCTCCGGTGCAGCTTCACGCCGAAATGGCCCAGGTCCAGCGCGGCATAAAGCGTGCCGTCGCGCGAATCGTCCAGCATCATGCTGACCGGCGATCCCATGAAGGAGGTGCGGGCGATGTCCCAGTCGCCCTGCCCCTTGCGGCGCAATTCGAACAGGCCCTTGCGGGTCGCGGCAAACAGACGGTCCGACATGTCCACTTCTCCTGACCCTAGCCCCCCGAAAGGGCCTGCATCACATAGACCTCGCTGTCATCGTCAAGCAGGGTGGCCAGCGCCGTCTCGCGCGGCTGCATCACATCGTCGACGAAGATTGCGATATGTTTTCGCACCCGGCGCTGGTCGTCCAGCACATAAGCGGTAATGCGGGGATAATCGGCGGCGACCGCTTTCAGCAATTCGTCAACCGTCCGCGCGGCATAGGGCGTCGGATCGACCGGCCCCAGCGCCTCGAGATGGGTGGTGAAGGCGATTCTCGGCAAAGGCGGCGCTCCGCGTTCCCGGCTTCCGGCCAGTCTAATGGTGCCGGGTGAGGGGATCGAACCCCCGACCTTCGGTTTACAAAACCGCTGCACTACCGCTGTGCTAACCCGGCCCGGCCCACGCTTTCCGCGATCGCTCCGGCAAGGTCAAGAGGCGGCCGTCTCCGCCGGGGTGCGCGCCTGTATGGCCAGTGCATGCACCCGCTCCGCCAGCAAGTCGCTGAGCGCGGCGTTCACCATGCGCTGGCGCTCGACCCGCGATCGCCCCTCGAACGCGGCCGAGGTGATCTTCACTGTAAAATGGCTTTCGCCGCGCGCATCATGGCCCGCATGGCCCCGGTGCTTTTCGCTGTCGTCCATCACCTGGAGCGATTCCGGGGACAGCGCTTTGCGAAGGCGCGTTTCAATTTCGCGTGCAATCGGTCCCATAACCGGTCCAATTCCCCAATTCTTTTCCTATATAGGCGCTTTGGCACGGATCGCAGCGGAGCGGAACAGCATTGGCGGACGGCGGCGGCATGGGTGAAGGCGAACGGCAGGGCAGCGCATCGGCGCGCCGTCCCGGCCGCTTCCATGGGCGTGTCGCGGCCGACGGGCGCGGCTGCGAGCATCCGGGCTGCGAGGAAGCCGGGGAGTTCCGGGCGCCCCGCGACCGGGCGGCGCAGGGCGCGGGGCCACCGGCCGATCGCTGGCGCTGGTTCTGCCTCGATCATGTCCGCGCCTTCAACGCGGGCTATAATTATTTCAAGGGCATGACTCCCGATGAGATCGAGGCTGCGCAGCGCCCCCTTGCCGGGTGGGAAAGGGAAACGCGGGTCTTCGCCGCCAATGGGGATCCGGAACCGGCATGGTCGCGCTTTACCGATCCGGCGGATATATTGAGCGCGCGATTCGCCCGTTCGGCGGTGGAGCAGCCGGTTTCGCGCAACGGACAGGTGCTTTCCGGCGAGGATCGCAAGGCCCTGAAGGTGCTGGGGCTGGACGCCTGCGCCAGCCTGCACGACATCCGCCGGGCCTATGCGGAGCGGGTCCGGCGCTATCATCCCGACAAGAACGGCGGGGACCGCACGCACGAGCGGGCTTTGCAGGCCGTGATTTCGGCCTATACGCATCTGAGAAAGGCTCCGGCCTTCTCCTGAAGGAGCAGTGAAAGTTCGTCATGGCCAGTTTGCCTGAAATCAATCCCGACACCCGCGCCGATACGGTGATGGACGCGCCGGACCTCAAGGTCTCGGCGCGCGAGCTGTTCGGCCTCGACACCGACATGATGGTGCCCGCCTTTTCCGAAAAGGACGAGCGGGTGCCCGATCTGGACCCGAGCTATGTGTTCGATCCCGACACGACCATGGCGATTCTCGCGGGCTTCGCCCACAATCGCCGGGTGATGGTGCAGGGCTATCACGGCACCGGCAAGTCGACGCATATCGAGCAGGTTGCCGCGCGGCTGAACTGGCCGTGCATCCGGATCAACCTCGACAGCCACATCAGCCGCATCGATCTGGTCGGCAAGGACGCGATCGTGCTGCGCGCTGGCCAGCAGGTGACGGAGTTTCGCGAGGGGCTGCTGCCCTGGGCGCTCCAGACGCCGACCGCGCTCGTGTTCGACGAATATGACGCCGGCCGCCCGGACGTGATGTTCGTCATCCAGCGCGTGCTGGAGGTGGAAGGCAAGCTGACGCTGCTCGACCAGAACCGCGTCATCCGGCCCAATCCGTGGTTCCGCCTGTTCGCCACCGCCAAC contains the following coding sequences:
- a CDS encoding WD40/YVTN/BNR-like repeat-containing protein; protein product: MSDRLFAATRKGLFELRRKGQGDWDIARTSFMGSPVSMMLDDSRDGTLYAALDLGHFGVKLHRSDDGGDSWTEIAAPSYAGVDADKEDAPSLNLLWSLETGGPGEPGVLWAGTIPGGLFRSEDRGESWTLNRALWDQPSRPQWFGGGYDKPGIHSISLDPRDGRRIAIAISCGGVWETTDGGESWRPAGDGLVATYMPPEQQRNPVTQDPHRLVRCRAAPDAMWIQHHNGIFHSETGVDGWSQNETVDPSFGFAVAVHPERPGTAWFAPAIKDEYRYPKDGRLVVTRTTDGGKSFDTLTDGLPQTHGYDLIYRHSLEVDESGERLAMGSTTGGLWLSEDAGERWSQSPFRLPPINAVRFA
- the cobS gene encoding cobaltochelatase subunit CobS, giving the protein MASLPEINPDTRADTVMDAPDLKVSARELFGLDTDMMVPAFSEKDERVPDLDPSYVFDPDTTMAILAGFAHNRRVMVQGYHGTGKSTHIEQVAARLNWPCIRINLDSHISRIDLVGKDAIVLRAGQQVTEFREGLLPWALQTPTALVFDEYDAGRPDVMFVIQRVLEVEGKLTLLDQNRVIRPNPWFRLFATANTIGLGDTTGLYHGTQQINQGQMDRWNIVTTLNYLPPETEVQIVLAKSGEYDLPGGKETVQKMVKVAELSRQGFVNGDISTVMSPRTVITWAQNALIFGDVGFAFRVSFLNKCDEIERPLVAEYYQRVFGKDLPESIAHRAA
- a CDS encoding J domain-containing protein → MGEGERQGSASARRPGRFHGRVAADGRGCEHPGCEEAGEFRAPRDRAAQGAGPPADRWRWFCLDHVRAFNAGYNYFKGMTPDEIEAAQRPLAGWERETRVFAANGDPEPAWSRFTDPADILSARFARSAVEQPVSRNGQVLSGEDRKALKVLGLDACASLHDIRRAYAERVRRYHPDKNGGDRTHERALQAVISAYTHLRKAPAFS
- a CDS encoding MoaD/ThiS family protein; protein product: MPRIAFTTHLEALGPVDPTPYAARTVDELLKAVAADYPRITAYVLDDQRRVRKHIAIFVDDVMQPRETALATLLDDDSEVYVMQALSGG
- a CDS encoding BolA family protein, producing MGPIAREIETRLRKALSPESLQVMDDSEKHRGHAGHDARGESHFTVKITSAAFEGRSRVERQRMVNAALSDLLAERVHALAIQARTPAETAAS